Proteins found in one Polyangiaceae bacterium genomic segment:
- a CDS encoding DUF1232 domain-containing protein yields the protein MGEQEAEVMSSTSDEKRIIALLRSATKKLRLKQLDKLHDSRQVVFDKLRDVPNRMQKLTNRVRLLLDLVDDYWAGRYRKVRWYSLAVGVAATLYFISPSDLIPDAIPGIGQLDDVLMMAIALRLIRRDLRDYCEYKGLDPNDYF from the coding sequence ATGGGCGAGCAAGAAGCGGAGGTGATGAGCTCGACCTCCGACGAGAAGCGAATCATCGCGCTGCTGCGAAGCGCCACCAAGAAGCTTCGGCTGAAGCAGCTGGACAAGCTCCACGACTCTCGGCAGGTCGTGTTCGACAAGCTGCGGGACGTCCCGAACCGCATGCAGAAGCTCACCAACCGGGTGCGCTTGCTGCTGGATCTGGTCGACGACTATTGGGCCGGGCGCTACCGCAAGGTGCGCTGGTACAGCCTGGCGGTGGGCGTGGCAGCCACGCTCTACTTCATCAGCCCGTCGGATCTCATCCCCGACGCGATCCCGGGCATCGGTCAGCTGGACGACGTGCTCATGATGGCCATCGCGCTGCGACTCATCCGTCGGGATCTCCGGGACTACTGCGAGTACAAGGGCCTCGACCCGAACGACTACTTCTGA